From [Clostridium] symbiosum, a single genomic window includes:
- the prfB gene encoding peptide chain release factor 2 (programmed frameshift), translating to MVELDQFKYTLSTYDKTLVEVRDSLDLDNKVKRIDELDKSMEEPGFWDDPDRSTKTVKEAKNLKDTVETYRHLEQQYEDIQVMIEMGYEENDPAMIPEIQEMLDEFTGSLEDIRTRTLLSGEYDNCNAILKLNAGAGGTEAMDWCSMLYRMYQRWADKKGYTTEVLDFLDGDEAGIKSITVQINGENAFGYLKSEKGVHRLVRISPFNAAGKRQTSFVSCDVMPDIEEDLDIEINQDDLRIDTYRSSGAGGQHINKTSSAIRITHLPTGIVVQCQNERSQFQNKDKAMQMLKAKLYLLKQQENADKLSDIRGDVKDINFGNQIRSYVMQPYTLVKDHRTNAENGNVNAVMDGDIDLFISAYLKWISLKNQETPEQ from the exons ATGGTTGAATTAGATCAATTCAAATATACGTTATCGACGTATGATAAAACTTTAGTGGAAGTGAGGGATTCACTT GACCTGGATAACAAGGTAAAGCGAATCGATGAGCTGGACAAATCCATGGAGGAACCGGGATTCTGGGACGATCCGGACAGGTCCACAAAAACAGTAAAAGAAGCAAAGAATTTAAAAGATACGGTAGAAACTTACCGCCATCTGGAACAGCAGTACGAAGATATCCAGGTAATGATAGAGATGGGATACGAGGAGAACGATCCTGCGATGATCCCGGAAATTCAGGAGATGCTGGATGAATTTACCGGCAGCCTGGAGGACATCAGGACGAGAACTCTGCTTTCAGGGGAATATGATAACTGTAATGCCATATTGAAGCTGAATGCGGGAGCCGGAGGAACCGAGGCCATGGACTGGTGCAGTATGCTGTACCGCATGTACCAGAGGTGGGCCGACAAGAAAGGTTATACGACCGAGGTCCTGGACTTCCTGGACGGAGATGAAGCCGGAATTAAGTCCATTACGGTTCAGATTAACGGGGAGAATGCCTTCGGTTATCTGAAATCGGAGAAGGGCGTGCACCGTCTTGTACGTATTTCACCCTTCAATGCGGCAGGCAAGAGACAGACTTCGTTCGTGTCCTGCGACGTCATGCCTGATATCGAGGAAGATCTGGATATTGAGATTAACCAGGATGATCTGCGGATTGACACGTACCGGTCCAGCGGCGCCGGCGGGCAGCATATTAATAAGACGTCATCTGCTATTCGTATTACCCACCTTCCAACAGGAATCGTGGTACAGTGCCAGAATGAGCGTTCCCAGTTCCAGAATAAGGACAAGGCGATGCAGATGCTGAAGGCAAAGCTCTATCTGCTCAAGCAGCAGGAGAATGCGGATAAACTTTCCGACATCCGCGGTGACGTTAAGGATATCAACTTTGGAAACCAGATCCGTTCCTATGTGATGCAGCCGTACACACTGGTTAAGGATCACCGGACCAATGCCGAGAACGGCAACGTCAATGCCGTAATGGACGGGGACATCGATCTGTTTATCAGCGCATACCTGAAATGGATCAGCCTGAAGAACCAGGAAACTCCGGAGCAGTAA
- the nhaC gene encoding Na+/H+ antiporter NhaC, which produces MKMKTKREPGTPGLLLSASVLAVIAVVLTVGITLGVATIPLLVVNIFLVLMISMLAGYRYADLEQGMMGGVKRAMDCVMILLFVGLLIGAWIKCGTVPMLIYYGLGIITPGMLLPLTFIMCSLLSICIGSSWGTAGTVGVACVSIGASMGIPVALVAGAVISGSILGDKLSPLSDSTILASSASDINIYYHVRSMLYTTGPSFLISLVIFYFLGSKYAQVALDQTVLDSVRSGLAGLYNFNILLLIPIILIVVLSLKKVSAILAILISGFTGLVLAMVVQHAGVAEVLSVIFNGVKVDTGMEIVDTMLSKGGISSMMSTICTAVLALGLGGILSEAGFLHVIVARITKTVKSDTATILVTLVCGIFTVMVVTNFYVSAVLMGTMFKEIYDERQIHRSVLSRTIEEANTIILPLVPWNTSCIYYMGLFGFTTLSFAPYVVFAYVNIAVSIICAVAGIFIFKAVPGNDAEAVWKIRGSSKGSSPTLEPEPSLCAEAAVLMEESAAALVSLGSQTGDTVLE; this is translated from the coding sequence ATGAAGATGAAAACAAAAAGAGAGCCGGGAACCCCCGGTCTGTTATTATCCGCCTCTGTTCTTGCCGTGATAGCCGTGGTCCTTACGGTGGGAATCACCTTGGGAGTTGCCACAATCCCGCTTCTGGTAGTCAATATTTTCCTCGTCCTTATGATCTCCATGCTGGCCGGATACCGCTATGCGGATTTGGAGCAGGGGATGATGGGCGGCGTGAAACGGGCCATGGATTGTGTCATGATTCTCCTGTTCGTAGGACTCCTGATCGGCGCGTGGATTAAATGCGGCACGGTTCCCATGCTGATCTACTACGGCCTGGGGATTATTACACCAGGGATGCTGCTTCCGCTGACCTTTATCATGTGTTCCCTTTTGTCAATCTGTATCGGCTCCTCCTGGGGGACGGCGGGAACCGTTGGTGTGGCCTGTGTCAGCATCGGAGCCAGCATGGGAATTCCGGTGGCTCTGGTTGCCGGCGCAGTCATATCCGGCTCAATTCTCGGAGATAAGCTTTCTCCGCTGTCCGATTCAACCATCCTGGCCTCCAGCGCCAGCGATATCAATATTTATTACCACGTGCGCTCTATGCTGTATACAACGGGGCCGTCTTTTCTCATCAGCCTTGTGATTTTCTATTTTCTCGGAAGTAAATACGCACAGGTTGCTTTGGATCAGACCGTTCTCGATTCGGTGAGAAGCGGGCTGGCAGGACTTTACAATTTCAACATTCTGCTTTTGATTCCCATTATCCTTATTGTCGTGCTCAGCCTTAAGAAGGTTTCCGCCATCCTGGCCATCCTGATTTCGGGCTTTACGGGACTTGTACTTGCCATGGTGGTTCAGCATGCGGGAGTGGCGGAAGTGCTGTCTGTTATTTTTAACGGCGTTAAGGTGGACACAGGGATGGAGATTGTGGACACAATGCTGAGTAAGGGAGGAATATCCTCCATGATGTCGACCATCTGTACCGCGGTGCTCGCCCTGGGACTGGGCGGGATACTGAGTGAAGCGGGATTCCTGCACGTAATCGTAGCGAGGATTACAAAGACGGTCAAATCGGATACGGCCACCATCCTGGTTACTCTGGTATGCGGAATTTTCACGGTCATGGTAGTTACAAATTTTTATGTCTCCGCAGTTCTGATGGGGACAATGTTTAAAGAGATTTACGATGAGAGGCAGATTCACAGAAGCGTTCTCTCCAGAACTATTGAGGAGGCCAACACCATTATCCTGCCTCTCGTGCCCTGGAATACGAGCTGCATCTATTACATGGGGCTGTTTGGGTTTACGACTCTGAGCTTTGCACCGTATGTTGTGTTTGCCTATGTGAATATCGCCGTCAGCATTATCTGCGCGGTTGCCGGCATCTTTATCTTTAAGGCGGTTCCCGGCAATGATGCGGAGGCTGTCTGGAAAATCAGGGGCAGTAGTAAGGGAAGTTCCCCGACGCTGGAACCGGAGCCGTCACTCTGCGCCGAAGCGGCTGTTCTGATGGAGGAATCGGCTGCTGCACTGGTATCCCTGGGCTCACAGACAGGAGACACTGTTCTTGAATAG
- a CDS encoding ACT domain-containing protein — MEEQTKYFVLKQKAVPEVLLKVVEAKKLIESERAITIQEATEKVGISRSSFYKYKDDIFPFYDNAKGKTITLVLQMDDEQGLLSDLLHTVAVYKANILTIHQSIPVNNVASLTLSVEVRPDTGNISRMVEEMEEKNGVHYVKIIARE; from the coding sequence ATGGAAGAGCAGACAAAATATTTTGTGTTAAAACAAAAAGCAGTACCTGAAGTTCTGCTGAAGGTGGTCGAAGCAAAAAAGCTGATTGAATCGGAGCGGGCCATCACGATACAGGAAGCCACTGAGAAAGTGGGAATCAGCAGAAGTTCTTTCTACAAGTACAAAGATGATATTTTCCCATTTTACGACAATGCAAAGGGAAAAACAATTACGCTGGTGCTGCAGATGGACGATGAACAGGGGCTGTTGTCGGATCTTCTCCACACGGTGGCGGTTTATAAGGCGAATATCCTGACCATTCATCAGAGTATTCCGGTCAATAATGTGGCTTCGCTTACTCTGAGCGTGGAAGTCAGGCCGGATACCGGCAATATTTCCAGGATGGTTGAGGAAATGGAAGAGAAAAATGGCGTTCATTACGTCAAAATAATAGCCAGGGAGTAG
- a CDS encoding homoserine dehydrogenase: MIQVAVMGYGTIGSGVVEVLETNREIIKKKTGQDIVVKYILDLREFAGDPHEGLIVHDFSIIEKDEEVGIVVEAMGGVNPAYAFAKACLLAGKQVVTSNKALVAAHGTELLQIARDKNINFLFEASVGGGIPIIRPMVQCLAGEQILEISGILNGTTNFILSKMDREGQTFEEALKKAQELGYAERNPEADVEGYDTCRKITILTSLALQKEVNYEEVYTEGITKITDTDFKYAAKMGTSVKLFGSSRMVDGKTSVFVCPMMIGRDHPLYGVSDVFNAVMVRGNMVGTLMFYGSGAGKLPTASAVVADIMEASCHMADNVPLGWTGEKQELSEVKEMKFRYFIRFAGTVEEKLADVEASFGKSEVIELPDMDEFAVLTGEMTESRYRKVAAAFGDIRQMIRA; encoded by the coding sequence ATGATTCAGGTAGCGGTAATGGGATATGGAACGATTGGTTCCGGTGTCGTGGAAGTATTAGAGACAAACAGAGAGATAATCAAAAAGAAGACAGGCCAGGACATTGTCGTAAAATACATACTGGATCTGCGTGAATTCGCGGGTGATCCTCATGAAGGCCTGATTGTGCATGATTTTTCCATTATAGAAAAAGACGAGGAAGTGGGAATTGTCGTGGAAGCCATGGGCGGTGTGAACCCTGCCTATGCATTTGCAAAAGCCTGCCTGCTTGCCGGAAAACAGGTGGTTACGTCCAACAAGGCGCTGGTAGCGGCGCACGGGACGGAGCTTCTTCAGATTGCCAGGGACAAAAATATTAATTTTCTGTTCGAGGCCAGTGTCGGCGGCGGAATTCCGATTATCCGCCCCATGGTCCAGTGCCTGGCGGGAGAGCAGATTCTGGAAATCAGCGGCATCCTGAACGGGACGACCAACTTTATCCTCAGCAAGATGGACAGAGAGGGCCAGACATTTGAGGAGGCGCTTAAGAAAGCCCAGGAACTGGGATATGCCGAGCGGAATCCCGAGGCCGATGTGGAAGGATACGACACCTGCCGGAAAATAACGATTCTCACGTCTCTGGCTCTCCAGAAGGAAGTCAATTACGAAGAGGTGTATACGGAAGGAATTACGAAGATTACCGATACAGACTTTAAGTACGCGGCAAAGATGGGAACCTCCGTCAAGCTGTTCGGAAGCAGCCGTATGGTCGACGGTAAAACCAGCGTATTTGTCTGCCCGATGATGATCGGCAGGGATCACCCTCTCTATGGAGTGAGCGATGTATTTAACGCGGTGATGGTCCGCGGTAACATGGTTGGAACGCTGATGTTCTATGGAAGCGGAGCAGGAAAACTGCCGACCGCCAGCGCAGTGGTTGCCGATATCATGGAGGCGTCCTGCCATATGGCCGACAATGTGCCTCTCGGCTGGACCGGTGAAAAACAGGAACTGTCTGAAGTGAAGGAAATGAAATTCAGGTATTTTATCCGTTTTGCAGGAACTGTGGAGGAAAAACTGGCCGATGTGGAGGCCTCTTTTGGCAAATCGGAGGTGATCGAGCTGCCGGATATGGATGAATTCGCCGTTCTGACCGGTGAGATGACCGAATCCAGGTATCGGAAGGTGGCTGCCGCTTTTGGGGATATCCGCCAGATGATCCGCGCTTAG
- a CDS encoding LysR family transcriptional regulator translates to MEPVEVRDMLYILAVCEERSFSRAAEKYYITQPALSKIVKRVEGNLGTQIFDRGSVPLKVTPEGEVFVEYFRKMQEIQEEIESYCNEMRRHRKSDLNIGAPSFFCTYVLPPLVAAFRLENPGINIKLIETNDSDLRKFLQAGIVDLGISVEPNMPSKFNSIVLKKENIILAVPSALEINEKLRRQAVCYGDICNGRFLAPDLPSVPMEVFAKENFLFLKRGNDMHRRGLKICRDAGFEPTIVMEMDQLISAYYLAGTGSGITFIRASIPYYVGPSEELTFYKIAHPDTSRELRAYYNSDECTELQKIFVEYLKNSPMPG, encoded by the coding sequence ATGGAACCAGTTGAAGTAAGGGATATGCTGTATATTCTGGCGGTCTGTGAAGAGCGGAGCTTTTCGCGGGCGGCGGAAAAGTATTATATCACGCAGCCGGCGCTCAGTAAGATTGTGAAACGGGTGGAGGGGAATCTGGGAACACAGATATTTGACCGTGGCTCCGTACCGCTTAAAGTGACGCCGGAAGGTGAAGTCTTTGTGGAATATTTCCGAAAGATGCAGGAGATTCAGGAAGAAATAGAATCGTACTGCAATGAAATGCGCCGCCATCGGAAATCCGATTTAAATATCGGCGCCCCGTCTTTTTTCTGTACCTACGTTCTTCCGCCGCTGGTCGCGGCATTCAGGCTGGAAAATCCTGGTATCAACATCAAACTGATCGAGACAAACGACAGTGATTTGAGAAAATTCCTTCAGGCCGGAATCGTGGATTTGGGTATCTCGGTAGAGCCCAATATGCCGTCTAAATTTAATTCCATCGTTCTGAAAAAAGAAAATATTATACTGGCGGTCCCCAGCGCATTGGAGATTAATGAAAAACTCCGGCGGCAGGCCGTCTGCTATGGGGATATCTGCAACGGCCGTTTTCTGGCCCCTGATTTACCGAGCGTACCGATGGAAGTATTTGCAAAAGAGAATTTCCTGTTCCTAAAGAGAGGAAATGATATGCATCGGCGTGGTCTAAAGATCTGTCGTGACGCCGGATTCGAACCGACCATCGTGATGGAGATGGATCAGCTTATCAGTGCATACTATCTTGCCGGAACAGGTTCGGGAATCACGTTTATCAGGGCCAGCATCCCCTATTATGTGGGACCGTCGGAAGAGCTGACCTTCTATAAGATTGCCCATCCGGATACGAGCCGTGAACTGAGAGCCTATTATAACAGCGATGAGTGTACCGAGCTGCAGAAAATATTTGTCGAATATCTGAAGAACAGTCCGATGCCGGGGTAA
- a CDS encoding aspartate kinase, with the protein MLVVKKFGGSSVADKEKIFNVARRCIEDYEKGYDVVVVLSAMGKTTDGLLEKAHEITETPSKREMDMLLVTGEQISVALMAMAFQSLGVQAVSLNASQVAMRTTSAYGQAKLKRIETERIRNELDARKIVVITGFQGINKYDDMTTLGRGGSDTTAVALAVALHADLCEIYTDVDGVYTADPRIVPNARKLSEVSYDEMLEFASLGAKVLHNRSVEMAKRYGVKLMVLSSMTRAEGTIIKEKTTMEKMLVSGVAADKNTARVSVLGVSDEPGIAFRLFNLLARHQINVDIIIQSVGRDNKKDISFTVARTDLQETLELINVHLEMLTAQSVSSDDTVAKISIIGAGMTSNPGVAAKMFEAMSSANINIKMIATSEIRITVLIDEVDTNRAMRVVHDAFALAD; encoded by the coding sequence ATGCTGGTCGTGAAAAAATTCGGAGGCAGTTCTGTAGCCGATAAAGAGAAGATTTTCAATGTGGCGAGGCGCTGCATTGAGGATTATGAGAAAGGTTATGACGTGGTGGTGGTACTTTCCGCCATGGGAAAGACGACGGATGGCCTGCTTGAAAAGGCACATGAGATTACGGAAACCCCGTCGAAACGTGAGATGGACATGCTTCTGGTGACAGGAGAGCAGATTTCTGTAGCGCTTATGGCGATGGCGTTTCAGTCGCTGGGGGTTCAGGCGGTTTCCCTCAATGCGTCCCAGGTGGCGATGAGGACCACATCCGCTTATGGACAGGCAAAGCTCAAGAGAATCGAGACGGAGAGAATCCGGAATGAACTGGATGCCAGGAAGATTGTTGTAATCACAGGTTTCCAGGGAATTAATAAATACGATGATATGACGACTCTGGGAAGGGGCGGTTCGGACACGACGGCGGTTGCGCTGGCGGTTGCCCTTCACGCCGACCTCTGCGAGATTTATACAGACGTGGACGGCGTTTATACGGCGGATCCGAGGATTGTTCCAAATGCGAGGAAGCTCTCGGAGGTTTCATACGACGAGATGCTGGAATTTGCATCCCTGGGCGCGAAGGTTCTGCACAACCGTTCGGTGGAGATGGCCAAACGGTACGGAGTAAAACTGATGGTCCTTTCCAGTATGACCAGAGCGGAAGGTACGATCATTAAGGAGAAAACCACTATGGAGAAGATGTTGGTAAGCGGTGTGGCCGCAGATAAAAATACAGCCAGAGTTTCTGTGCTTGGTGTGAGTGATGAACCGGGAATCGCTTTCCGGCTGTTCAATCTTCTGGCCAGACATCAGATTAACGTAGATATTATTATTCAGTCTGTGGGGCGTGACAATAAGAAGGATATCTCCTTCACGGTGGCCCGCACGGATTTACAGGAGACGCTGGAACTTATTAATGTTCACCTCGAGATGCTGACGGCCCAGTCGGTCAGCTCCGACGACACGGTGGCAAAGATTTCAATTATCGGAGCCGGAATGACAAGTAACCCCGGTGTTGCGGCGAAGATGTTCGAAGCGATGTCCAGTGCGAATATCAATATCAAGATGATTGCCACCTCCGAGATCCGTATCACGGTTCTGATTGACGAGGTGGATACAAACCGGGCGATGCGCGTGGTACATGACGCATTTGCGCTCGCTGATTAA
- a CDS encoding DUF2752 domain-containing protein, whose amino-acid sequence MRILAELIESVSQGIYPCLFHVVTGAYCPGCGGTRAFLALLHGRVADSIWLNPLVLYMAVSIPSFLLYRFYCMRKKKALRPAVWMTVLFIGIAILVVNFVVKNYYLLVRHVDLLAGIY is encoded by the coding sequence ATGAGAATTTTAGCAGAGCTTATTGAAAGCGTCAGCCAGGGCATCTATCCCTGCCTGTTCCATGTGGTGACGGGAGCGTACTGTCCCGGTTGCGGAGGAACCAGGGCGTTTTTGGCGCTGCTTCACGGGCGGGTGGCGGACAGTATCTGGCTTAACCCGCTTGTACTGTATATGGCGGTGTCCATTCCCTCTTTTTTACTGTACCGTTTTTACTGCATGCGGAAAAAGAAGGCGCTGCGCCCTGCGGTTTGGATGACGGTGCTGTTCATCGGAATTGCGATTCTGGTTGTCAATTTTGTTGTAAAAAATTATTACCTGCTGGTGAGACATGTGGATTTACTGGCCGGGATATACTGA
- a CDS encoding DUF4190 domain-containing protein, protein MDYYDSNDNQYNNGPGNGRNQGGNPAGGPPKQPNGMATVSLICGIIGVLSLCACIAFPLSIILGVAAIVLSFLSRKGEPFTGMAIAGLVLGILALVLGVAEGLYMIAVNFMLRDPQMSSMFDQILEQYQNAQ, encoded by the coding sequence ATGGATTATTATGACAGCAATGATAACCAATATAATAACGGACCCGGGAACGGCCGGAATCAGGGAGGCAATCCCGCAGGCGGACCGCCGAAGCAGCCCAACGGCATGGCCACGGTTTCCCTGATCTGCGGTATTATCGGTGTTCTTTCTCTCTGCGCCTGTATTGCATTTCCCTTATCAATTATCCTGGGCGTAGCTGCTATTGTCCTTTCCTTTCTTTCGAGAAAAGGAGAACCGTTTACCGGCATGGCCATTGCAGGACTTGTATTAGGCATTCTTGCACTGGTGCTTGGCGTAGCCGAAGGCCTGTATATGATTGCAGTTAATTTCATGCTCCGCGATCCGCAGATGTCTTCCATGTTCGACCAGATACTGGAGCAGTACCAGAATGCGCAGTAA
- the pflB gene encoding formate C-acetyltransferase: MPVNVNSKAWEGFRTGEWRHLVNVRNFIQKNYTPYTGDAAFLAPPTGRTLKVWEKAHALIVEEVKKGIIDVETNVVSGINHFAPGYIDRENEVIVGLQTDAPLKRIVNPFGGIRTANQALEQYGYQLNPEIQKHFRLYRKTHNDGVFDAYPERTRLARSAGLLTGLPDAYGRGRIVGDYRRIPLYGTDFLIEEKEKDLDMLDGAMTDERIRLREEVRMQIRALDEMAEMAETYGCDIRRPAGSAREAVQNLYLAYLAGIKENNGAATSLGRTATFLDIYIKRDLDLGILDEAGAQELIDQFIIKLRLVRHLRTPEYNELFGGDPTWVTEALGGMGVDGRTLVTRTTFRYLHTLTNLGTAPEPNLTVLWSGSLPGPFKEYCSRLSISTDSLQYENDELMRPLYGDDYCIACCVSAMAVGKQMQFFGARANLAKSLLYAINGGIDENKGLRVIPEIPLDTDEILDYPKVLGNYKKVLSYVAGLYVDTINIIHYMHDKYAYEASQMALHDTLVERLAAFGVAGLSIAADSLSAIKFAIVKPIRNENGIAVDFEVEGSYPKYGNDDDRVDDIAVELMAFFSGELKKHALYRNAVHTLSALTITSNVMYGKKTGATPDGRKAGEPFAPGANPMHGRDENGALASLNSVAKLPYRAVCQDGVSNTFSIIPDALGKSPDERTKNLVSILDGYFIQGAHHLNVNVMNRRVLMDAMEHPEEYPTLTIRVSGYAVNFNRLTREQQLEVIKRTFHEQM, translated from the coding sequence ATGCCTGTCAATGTAAATAGTAAAGCCTGGGAAGGATTTCGCACCGGAGAATGGCGCCATCTTGTAAATGTCCGCAATTTTATCCAGAAAAACTACACGCCCTACACCGGAGACGCCGCGTTTCTGGCGCCTCCGACCGGCCGTACGCTGAAAGTCTGGGAAAAGGCGCATGCCCTGATTGTGGAGGAAGTGAAAAAGGGCATTATCGATGTGGAAACAAATGTTGTTTCCGGCATCAACCATTTTGCTCCCGGTTATATTGACAGGGAAAATGAAGTGATTGTAGGTTTGCAGACCGACGCTCCTTTAAAGCGGATTGTCAATCCGTTCGGCGGTATCCGCACCGCCAACCAGGCCCTTGAACAGTATGGATACCAGTTGAACCCGGAGATCCAAAAACATTTCCGGCTGTACCGGAAAACCCACAATGACGGTGTGTTTGACGCCTATCCCGAACGCACCCGGCTGGCCCGTTCGGCCGGACTGCTCACCGGTCTGCCGGATGCCTACGGGCGCGGCCGTATTGTGGGTGACTACCGCCGCATTCCCCTTTATGGCACCGATTTTCTGATTGAGGAGAAAGAAAAAGATCTGGATATGCTGGACGGAGCCATGACGGATGAAAGAATCCGTCTCAGGGAGGAGGTCCGTATGCAGATCCGGGCACTGGACGAGATGGCGGAAATGGCGGAAACATATGGCTGTGACATCCGTCGCCCCGCCGGCAGTGCCAGGGAGGCCGTGCAGAACCTGTACCTGGCCTATCTGGCCGGAATCAAGGAAAATAACGGCGCAGCCACCAGTCTGGGCAGAACCGCGACCTTCCTGGACATCTATATTAAACGGGACCTCGATTTGGGAATACTGGATGAAGCAGGCGCCCAGGAGCTGATTGACCAGTTCATTATCAAGCTGCGCCTTGTGCGCCATCTGCGCACACCGGAATATAATGAACTCTTCGGCGGCGATCCCACCTGGGTTACGGAGGCCCTCGGCGGAATGGGGGTAGACGGCCGCACGCTGGTCACCCGTACCACGTTCCGTTATCTCCATACGCTGACGAACCTGGGAACTGCCCCGGAACCCAACCTGACCGTGCTGTGGAGCGGCAGCCTGCCCGGTCCGTTTAAAGAATACTGCTCGCGGTTGAGCATTTCCACCGACTCCCTACAATACGAAAATGATGAGCTGATGCGCCCCCTGTACGGCGACGATTACTGTATCGCCTGCTGTGTTTCGGCAATGGCAGTTGGAAAACAGATGCAGTTTTTCGGAGCCAGGGCCAATCTTGCCAAAAGTCTGCTGTATGCAATTAACGGGGGAATCGATGAGAATAAGGGCCTTCGTGTCATTCCCGAAATCCCCCTGGATACCGATGAGATTCTCGATTATCCGAAAGTGCTTGGAAACTATAAGAAAGTACTCTCCTATGTTGCCGGTCTGTACGTGGATACAATCAATATCATCCACTATATGCATGACAAATATGCCTACGAAGCCAGCCAAATGGCCCTACACGACACCCTGGTGGAACGGCTGGCCGCTTTTGGGGTCGCAGGACTCTCCATCGCCGCAGACTCCCTCTCCGCCATCAAATTTGCCATTGTTAAGCCAATCCGGAATGAAAACGGAATTGCCGTAGACTTTGAGGTGGAAGGAAGTTATCCAAAGTACGGCAATGACGACGACAGGGTGGACGATATTGCGGTAGAGCTTATGGCCTTTTTCTCCGGGGAACTGAAGAAACACGCCCTGTACCGGAATGCCGTCCACACGCTTTCCGCCCTCACCATTACCAGCAATGTCATGTATGGAAAGAAAACGGGAGCCACTCCGGACGGCCGCAAAGCAGGTGAACCATTTGCCCCCGGTGCGAATCCCATGCACGGCCGTGACGAGAACGGCGCCCTGGCCTCCCTGAATTCCGTGGCAAAGCTCCCCTACAGAGCCGTCTGCCAGGACGGCGTCTCCAACACATTTTCCATTATACCCGATGCACTGGGGAAGTCACCGGACGAGCGGACTAAAAACCTTGTTTCCATCCTGGACGGATATTTTATTCAGGGTGCCCACCACCTTAACGTCAATGTAATGAACCGCCGGGTTCTCATGGATGCCATGGAACACCCGGAGGAATACCCGACCTTAACGATCCGCGTTTCCGGCTATGCAGTCAACTTTAACCGTCTCACCCGGGAGCAGCAGCTGGAGGTAATCAAACGCACCTTCCATGAACAGATGTAA
- the pflA gene encoding pyruvate formate-lyase-activating protein: protein MTPGYIHSIESMGLVDGPGIRTVLFLQGCRLRCRYCHNPDTWNVEGGTPFTPEQVIRRLKRFKPYYGPRGGVTFSGGEPLLQPDFLLETLSLCREEGISTCLDTAGCGIGRYREILGNTDLVIFDVKHYTDKGYREVTGKSPDEALRFLDAVMSSGVPLWIRHVAVPGLTDGEKHFTGLWNFIRTLHGVEKVELLPYHVLGVSKYHTLGIPCPLEHVPPMEPGALVRWQQVMNNGLTINAPHTTVIKKTEEQLCLSM, encoded by the coding sequence ATGACACCCGGTTATATTCATTCGATTGAATCTATGGGGCTGGTTGACGGACCCGGTATCAGGACGGTGCTCTTTTTACAGGGCTGCCGGCTGCGGTGCCGGTACTGCCATAACCCCGACACCTGGAACGTAGAGGGAGGGACGCCGTTTACACCGGAGCAGGTTATACGGAGGCTTAAGCGCTTTAAGCCTTATTACGGTCCCCGGGGAGGCGTAACTTTTTCAGGCGGGGAGCCTCTGCTCCAACCTGATTTTCTTCTGGAAACGTTGTCTTTATGCAGGGAGGAGGGGATTTCCACCTGTCTCGACACCGCAGGATGCGGCATCGGCAGATACCGTGAAATTCTTGGTAACACGGATCTTGTTATTTTTGATGTGAAACACTATACGGACAAAGGTTACCGGGAGGTTACGGGGAAGTCGCCGGATGAGGCGCTGCGCTTTCTGGATGCCGTCATGAGCAGCGGGGTTCCTTTGTGGATACGCCATGTGGCGGTTCCCGGGCTAACGGACGGAGAAAAACATTTTACAGGACTCTGGAACTTTATCCGGACGCTGCACGGCGTAGAGAAAGTGGAACTGCTGCCCTACCATGTACTGGGAGTGTCCAAATATCATACGCTTGGCATTCCCTGTCCGCTGGAACATGTGCCGCCGATGGAGCCCGGAGCCCTGGTCCGTTGGCAGCAGGTTATGAATAACGGCCTTACAATTAACGCACCGCATACCACAGTCATTAAGAAAACGGAGGAGCAATTATGCCTGTCAATGTAA